The genome window GGCGCGCACGAACCTCGAGGCGGCGGAGATCGTCTGCCGCGCCCTCCCCGGGGCGGTGATCGAGCGCGTCGCCGACGACAAGGAGCGGCGCGTGCCGAAGCGCGGCAACATGGACGTCTCGCACGGCAAGCGCTGCATGGGCTACGATCCCACGGTGGACCTCGAAGAGGGGATCCCGCGGGTCATCGAGCAATACCGCCGACGCGCCCTCTTTTCGCTGTAGCCGACGACGGTCGGCCCCACGGAGTCCTCCAGGAGTCTCACGGATGTCCAGCATCGAGCTGCCCCTGACCAGCGAGGCGGGCCTCGCCCTCTTCCACGGCGCCATCTCCATCGAGGCCTCCTCTGACGGCGTGGTGGTCTGGCGGTTGCCGCACCCGGAGAAGGTGCTCTACCCCCCGGACGAGCTGCTCCTGCACGCGCGCATGCCGGCCGGCGCGCGGCTGGCCTGCATCACCGACGCGACCGCGGTGGAGATCGCCTTCTCCGCCGGCGAGGACCGAAGGCCCTTCGACGTCTGCTGCGACGGAGAGCTCGTGGGCAGCATGTCGACCGACGACCGCACCACGACCGCCATCGAGGAGCTCCCCCGCGGAAAGAAGCTCCTCGAGCTCTGGCTTCCGCACTACACCGACCTCCGCCTGCACCGCGTGGCGCTCGGCGGCGCGAGCTACGCGCACCCCTACGAGGACCTGCGCCCCCGCTGGGTGACCTACGGCAGCTCGATCACGCAGTGCGCGCAGGCCTTCAGCCCCACGCGCATCTGGCCCGCCCACGTGGCGCGCCACCTGAACGTGAACCTGACCTGCCTCGGCTACATCGGGCAGTGCCATCTGGACCCGCTCTTCGCGCGCGTGATGCGCGACCTGCCGGCCGACGCGCTCAGCCTGAAGGTCGGCATCAACATCCACTACGCCGCGAGCCTGAACCAGCGCAGCCTGGTGCCCGCCATCGTGGGCTTCGTGAAGACCCTGCGCGAGAAGCACGAGCGCACGCCGCTCGCCGTGATCTCCCCCATCTGGTGCGGCTTCGGCGAGGAGGAGAAGAACCGCGACGGCCTGAGCTTGCCCGACCTGCGCGCGCTCGTGGCCGACGCCGTCTCGCGGCTCGCCGCCGCGGGGGACGAGCAGATCTTCTACGTGGATGGCCTCACGCTCCTCGGCGCGGACCACGCCCACCTCGTCCCCGACAAGCTCCACCCGAGCGACGCGGGCTACCAGCACATGGGCCAGCGGTTTCTGGCGCACGTGGCGCCGCGCCTCTTCGCGCCGCTGTGACCGGCGCCCCCGGGGCGGCAGGCACTCCGTACCGGTCGAAGCTCAGCTTTCTGGAACTTCGTCGGTAGGCAGCTTCCCTCGCAGCTTCCACCCCGTTTGCAGGAGCCAGGTGCGTGGCTCGCCGACCGTGGGCTCTCCCGAGGGCGGCACCGGCGCGACGTCCTTCCGTCGGTTCTGGAGCACCTGGGCGACGGCGTGCCGGGTCTCGCTCGGCGTGCGCAAGATGCGCTGGTGGTAGCGGTCGGCGAAGACCCGCCCGTGGCGCCCGAGGGTGTCGTTGAGTCGCCGTGCGAGGCGAATCGCCAGGCCCCTGAGCCCCTTCATCAGGACGTCCCGGTCCTTGGCCTCGGCGATGAAGTGCAGGTGGTTCTCCTGGATCGAGTAGTGCGCGATATTGAGCCCGTGGCGGCCGAGCGCCGCCCGAAGGGCGTCCTCGATCACCTGGAGCTGCGGCTTCGCGCGCAGGTCGGGCAGGTCTGACACGACCTTCATCGTCACATGCACCGGAAAACGGCTCGCGAGCAGCGGCCGCATCCGATGCGGCAGGCCGCTGCCCGGCTTCTTCTTCCGCCCCGCACCCTTCCGCTTCCCGCCCCAGCCCGTCGCCTCCCGCCGTGGCAACGTGAGCTGCTTCGCAGAACCCGCCGTCGCACGCGTGCCCGAAGTCCGGTCATCTCCCGAGGAGGATTTGCGTTTACGTGCCGTCATGAATAAGGCCAATACTAGCACAATTGGGTCTGATGTCAAGCATGTCCGTGGTTGCACAAGTCCTTGCACGAACAAACATCCCCTCCCCGCCGCACCGATCTACCCCCGCCCTCCGCATGCGCCCACGACCGCCCGCTTTCTCGCCCACCCTTCCCTGGCCAGTGCCACCATCTCCCCCGGCACCCTTGACCGACGGTGCGCGATCACACCCGGCGCCCCGGCGGAACTTGCGGCGCGCGCCGGGCCGGCGTGCTAACGTGAGATCTGTCTTTGTCTCCCTCTCCCGCCGTCTGCCCCTGGCAGCCCCGTCCGAGATGACAAGGATGTAGGTGGCCGATGCCCTCACCGGGGCGGGAAGGCGGTTTGGCATGGAACGAGAAGACATCCTGCATCTGACGGACCTGGAGACC of Deltaproteobacteria bacterium contains these proteins:
- a CDS encoding GDSL family lipase; amino-acid sequence: MSSIELPLTSEAGLALFHGAISIEASSDGVVVWRLPHPEKVLYPPDELLLHARMPAGARLACITDATAVEIAFSAGEDRRPFDVCCDGELVGSMSTDDRTTTAIEELPRGKKLLELWLPHYTDLRLHRVALGGASYAHPYEDLRPRWVTYGSSITQCAQAFSPTRIWPAHVARHLNVNLTCLGYIGQCHLDPLFARVMRDLPADALSLKVGINIHYAASLNQRSLVPAIVGFVKTLREKHERTPLAVISPIWCGFGEEEKNRDGLSLPDLRALVADAVSRLAAAGDEQIFYVDGLTLLGADHAHLVPDKLHPSDAGYQHMGQRFLAHVAPRLFAPL